CGCCATACCGACCTGGCAGCACGTTATGGTGGTGAGGAATTCGTGGTACTGCTGAAGGAATGCGCCCCAGAGGATGCATTGATTGTTGCCAGGCGGATACGCCAAGCCATGCAGAACCGCGCCATTCCACATGCGGACTCGCCCACCGCGCAGATCGTCACGCTCAGCCTGGGGATCGCAGGCGGCATGCCGAGTGAGTTCAACACCGCCGCCACGTTGATCGAAGCGGCGGACGACGCGTTGTATCAGGCGAAATCACATGGCCGCAACCGGGTCGTCACCTTCAACAAGGCACATCTGAAACAGAACATCACTGGATAATGCCACCACCCAGGCACACGTCACCATCATAGAGCACCACAGATTGGCCCGGTGTCACTGCCCATTGCGGCGAGTCGAACAGCACCTCGCAAGTCTGATCATTGACCGATACCAAGGTGCAGGCCGCATCCTGTTGACGATAACGTGTCTTGGCGGTGTACCGGCCCAGCGCGGGCGGGGTGTCCTGTGTCCATGACAACTGTTGCGCCACCAGATCCGGCCTCAGCAGCAGTGGGTGGTCATGCCCTTGCACCACGATCAGCTTGTTGTTTGGGATATCCTTTCCCGCCACGAACCACGGCTCGCCTTGCCCGCCGATGCCCAGCCCCTTGCGCTGGCCGATGGTGTGATACATCAGCCCCTGATGCTCACCCATCACCTTGCCTTCTGGCGTCACCATCGGCCCCGGCGTGCGCGGCAGATAGCGATTCAGGAATTCACGAAATGGTCGCTCACCGATGAAGCAGATGCCGGTACTGTCTTTCTTGGCAAAATTGGGCAGCTTGGCTTCCTCTGCCAAGCGGCGCACTTCGGTCTTGCGGATATCGCCCAATGGGAACCAAGCCCGGGACAGTTGCGATTGGCTGAGACGATACAGGAAATAGCTCTGATCCTTGGTGTCATCAACCCCTTTGGCGAGGAAATGCTGGCCATCCTGCTCCACTTTGCGGGCGTAATGGCCGGTGGCAATCACCTCGGCGCCCAGGCTCATCGCGTAGTCCAGAAATGCCTTGAATTTGATCTCGGCATTGCACAGCACATCCGGGTTCGGGGTGCGGCCCGCCGAGTATTCATCCAGAAAATACTTGAATACGCGGTCTTTATATTCCCTGGCAAAGTTGACGATTTCGATGTCGATGCCGACGATATCGGCCACCGCAATCGCATCCGCCGCATCCTCTTTGATCGAGCAATATTCGTCGTCGTTGTCGTCTTCCCAGTTCTGCATGAACACGCCGATCACTTCGTGGCCTTGCTGCTTCAACAACCATGCCGTGGCCGAGGAATCCACCCCACCCGACATACCGACCACCACGCGTTTCTTACCACTCATTGCTTCCACTTTCCAATTGATCAGGCGGGGCGCCAAGCCACACGGCATGGCGAGCCACTCGTCCCCACCAACCGCAACGGCCATGCGATCAGCTCACCGCCAGGGCCAACCTTGGCCGCTGCATCTGGCTGCAGGTCTTCGACCAGGAATTTGCCATGCGCTGCCAAGGTTCGATGAAAATAAAACATATCCTGCCCGACGATGCCTGGCGCTCCATCCAGCACCCAGACCGGCTCTGGGCCAGCCAGCAAGGCATGGAACTGCTCGAATGACAACCGTGCCTGCGGGCGGAACCGGATGAACAGCATATGCGGCCCAGCTGCCCGATATTCAACCGATACATCGTGCAGCCCCACTTCGACCCAATGATAGGGGCCGACCAACCAATCCAACTCAACGTGCTCCAGCGTTTTGCCACTGGGGATGAAATGGCGTGGTGCATCGATGTGGGTACCCGTTTGCGTCCCCATGCAAAGCTGGGTGACGCAATAACCCTGCTCTGTGACATCGCACCAGGGGGTCACCTCGAATGCCGGGTCGGCATACACCGCCTCGCGATAGATAGGCAGGTCTCTATCCATGGGGCGGGTCAGATCCAACCAGCTCATGATGGCAGCAGCGTGGTCAACACGCTGAGCGGGTAGCGCCGGCCAGACAGGTAGTCCTCCACACAACGCAGCACCAGCGGGCTGCGATGCTGATCTGCACAGGCTTGGATCTCGTCCCATGTCATCCACACCGCTTCGATGATGCCCTCATCCAGCGCTTGCAGGGGGTCATGGCTCAACAGCTCACCACAGAACGCAAAGCGCAGATAGGTCAATTCGGCCTCCGGCACGGGCATCAGATACACCCCGAGCAAAGCCTGGGGCTGAAACTGCCAGGCTGTCTCTTCGCGGGTTTCGCGCTGGCAAGCGGCGGGCAGCGACTCCCCCTCATCAAGATGACCCGCTGGCTGGTTGAAACGGATGCCATGCGCCGTCTGCTCTTTCACCAACAGAAAGCGGCCATCGCGTTCGATGACCGCCGCCACCGTGACATTGGGCTTCCATCTCACCTCAGTCATGCGCCCCTACCCTCATTGGCCTGGTTGTTGATACTGGGCATGCCTTGCCTGTTTGGCATAGTTCTGATAGGCAGGAATGGCAATGGCGGCCACGATGCCGAGCAGCGCAATCAGCGGGAAGACCAGGGCAACGAATACCGTGCCTTTGCTGTGTTTCTCGGCGGGTGGGCCATATTGGTTCGGCCCCGTGTCGCCTGCTTTGAACACGAACAGTAGGTTGATCAACGGCACAAACACCATCAATGCCGCCCAGCCGCTCCAGCCCATATCATGGCAACGGCGCCGGGTGACGATCAATGACATGATCACCAGCGCCGACCAACCCAGCACAGCAACCAAACCGCCCAGAAAGGGACCAAAACTGCTGGTGGCCAACCCACTGAGTACGCCGAAAGGCACCACCACCAGAAAATAATTGGCTGTCTGAAATGCCAGATAGCGGATACGACCAATCCGACCGCGCAGGGAAAACAGACTGGGCTGATAGGTTTCATCCACCTGTCTGTCCACAGCCACATTGGGTGCCTGATAGGGATTCACGCCGCCAAGCTCAGCCATCTACGACCTCATGTCCGTTGATTTTTAAGTCGCCCATTTTATTGTATAAGCAGGTAAAGCGCGATAACACCTCACCCTCAAGTGCTGCCGCCCAACCAACACCACCAACGAACGGCCACAACATTTACCAAACCGACCCATCATGCTGCTGACCTTCCCGATCTACCTGAGCTGCCTGCTGCTGGCGCTGACCATTGCCTGGTGCTTGCTTGCACCGCCCACCCACGCCGCATTCCACGCCATACGCTGGGCTGGTGTCAGTTTGACCAGCCTGAGCGGCTGGTTGGCAGGTTTGATCACCCCAATCGGGCTTCTATCATTATTGGGCCTTGCCGTGCTCATGGCGGCCAGGGCGCGCTGCCGAATGGCTTGGCATCGAAACATGTTGACGACGCTTGCTGTATTGGCCGCCCTTGCCATGGCATTGCATATGCTGCCCGGCTTTGAGCGGGTCGTCATCTTTCATGGCATCTTGAGCGAGGGCAGCACCCCTGCGCGCATCAGTTGGACTTTGGATAAAGCACTGGCAGGGTTGATGCTATTCGGCCTGTACGTGCCCAGCACGGCCCCACGTCCAGCCAAAACCTGGCTGATATTCGCCATCTCGCTCATGTTGGGCATCTTGATGTTGGGTGTATTCAGTGGAATGTTGAATTGGTCGCCTAAAACCATCAACCAGGTGGCGCTGCACTGGCTGTTCGGCAACCTGTTTCTGACCACCTTTGCCGAAGAAGTCGTCTTTCGCCATTGGCTGCAGAACAGCCTGGCCCATCACCTCGCCCACAGACGATTCGGCACACCCATGAGCATTGCCCTGGCCGGGGTTGCCTTTGGTGTCGCACACCTTGCCGGAGGGCCATTGTATGCGCTGCTGGCCACGCTGGCGGGTTGCGCCTACGGCTTGGTCTATGCCACATTCCCGAGCCGATGGTCACCAGTGCTGGCGCACACGGCCTTCAACAGCCTGCACTTTTTTCTGTTGACCTATCCGTTGTCAGCGGGTAATTAGATCCGTTGGCAGGGTTTCCTTGGTGCCTGCCCGCTGTAAAGCAAAGGCGGTCACCCGCCATATGCAGACAAGGTGGATGGCCTACTGGGCTCTTTGATTGAAAGATCAGGTCGAAAGCACAATGTATTTCTCAGTTCAAGACAACACAGCACAACTTTGTTATCAATTGATGGCGGGGAGCATCGTCCCCAGGCCGATTGCCTGGATCAGCACCCGCAGCGCGGAGGGTATGGACAATCTGGCGCCCTATTCCTTTTTCACCGTGGCCAGCTGCAACCCGCCGGTGCTGGCCGTAACGCAGGTCAACCCCAGAGATCGGGCGGCCAAGGACACTCTCAACAACCTAAGCGCCGCTGGGCAATGCGTGGTCAATATCGTCAGCCACGACCAAGCCGCACTGATGAACGCCAGCTGCGCTGACTACCCGCCAACCATCAGCGAATTCGATGCGCTGGGTATCGCCCGCACAGCAAGCGCCCTGGTTGAACCATGTGGTGTAGCGGCAGCCCAGGTGCGCTTTGAATGCCGCCTGCGCGAGATCAAACTCATCTCAGCCGAGCCGATGGGTGGCACCATGATGTTATTGGACGTGCTCGGTATTCATGTCGATGATGCGTTGCTCGACAATGGGCAGATCAATCCAGCCCTGCTGGATGCCATCGGGAAACTGGGTGGCGATGGCTACAGCACCACCCGTGATCGCTTTGCCATGTCACGCCCGGTTTATTCAGCTGGCTGAGAGCGGCCCACACCTTGGCGGATCAGCACAGTGCAGAGTGCCAGCCAGGCAGCCGCCGCTGTCCGCCTTGACCCACCCCCATCACAGCAGGATAATTCCGCTTTTCTTTACAAACACTTACCTAAAATCCACGCCATACCTGTGCCTGAAAACCTGCCAGCGTATCGTGCGGACAGGTGAAACACTGCTTTTTCCGATGACTGCATCCCCTACTACGCTTCCCCCTCGCCGCTTTGCCATCGCCCCCATGCTGGATTGGACTGATCGGTTCTACCGCCATTTTGCCCGGCTGATCACACGCCGCACCTGGCTCTATACCGAGATGGTGACCACCGGCGCACTGATCTATGGCGAACGGGAAAAATTCCTGCGATTCGATGAGATCGAGCATCCGATCGCTATTCAACTGGGTGGCAGCGAGGTGCCCGATCTGGTGACCTGCGCCAAACTGGCTGCTGATTGGGGATATGACGAGATCAATCTCAATGTCGGCTGCCCATCTGAGCGAGTGCAATCCGGAGCATTTGGCGCCTGCCTGATGGCCGAGCCCTTGTTGGTGGCGGATTGCCTGAAGGCCATGCAGGATCGGGTCGATATTCCTGTCACCGTCAAGCACCGGATCGGCATCGACAAGATCGAGGAATACGGCTTTCTACGCGACTTTGTCGGACAGGTGCATGATCGTTCGGGCTGTCAGGTGTTCATCGTCCATGCCCGCAATGCGATATTGAAGGGCCTCTCCCCCAAGGAGAATCGAGAGATCCCTCCGTTGAAATATGACTATGTCCATCAGCTGAAGCATGATTTCCCACACCTGGAGATCCTGATCAATGGCGGCATCACCTGCCACGACGCCATTGCAAACCACCTGCAGCATGTCGATGGTGTCATGGTGGGCCGCGAGGCATATCACAACCCCTATTGGCTGGCGGAGGTCGATGCACGCTACTATGGCGATGACCGGCAGGCCCCCAGCCGGTCGGAAGTCATCCATGCCTTCATGCCGTTTGTCGAATCCTGCTTGGCGGACAACGTGCCACTGCCATTCATCACCCGCCATATTTTGGGCCTGTTCCAGGGCCAACCTGGCGCCCGCCAGTGGCGTCGGACATTGTCCGATGCGCCAACACTCAGGAAATCCGATGCCAGCGCCATCACCCGGGCGCTCGCGGTCATCGAGGCGGTTGGCCGGGCTCACACCCCACCCCCACCGGATACAGCGCCATGCACATAAGCCAACGGACCTGAAAACCGGCTTCCGGCAATGGGTTGTTTGAAATCGCACCAGTAGAACCTAAAGTAAAGGTACCACCAGCCGACCCAGCACCCTATGTACATCGCCCCACCCGCCCTCCTCTCAGGCACGCTCAGCCATCGGCTGAGCGGACATTGCGAGGTTGGGCATGGTCAGTGAGAAAACCAGTGCATTGATCATCGATGATGCGCTGACCGTGAGACAATCGCTTCGGGCCATTCTCAGCCAGCTAGGCATCACCCGTGCGGAAACCGCCTCGACCATTGGTGAAGCGAGGCGGCGTATCAATTCGACCCAATTTGACGTCATCTTGTGCGACTACCATTTTGGTGACGGCACCAGTGGCCAGGAGTTTCTCGAAGAACTGCGCAGAGACGGCAAGCTGTCGCTCTCGACCGTATTTTTCATGATCACGGCGGAATCCACCTATGAGCGCGTGGTCGCGGTGGCCGAGGTCGCGCCGGATGACTATCTGCTCAAGCCTTTCACCAGTGCCCAATTGCACGACAGGCTGGTTCGCGCCGAAAACAAAAAACAGGTGCTGTTGACGATCTACAACAAGATCGAGCGGGGTGACCTCCCTGGCGCAATCAATGCGGCCAAAGAGCTGCTGGACGTCACCAAGACCTATCGCACCGATGTGATCAGGCTGCTGGCCCATTTGCTGATGGAAACAGGGCGCGTGAATGAGGCCGGCGAGTTGTACAGCTCTTTGCTGTCCACCCGCACCGTCCCCTGGGCCAAGCTGGGCTTGGCCCGCGTATTCGGCGCCAAAGGGCAGGGTGAGCAAGCGGAAGCATTGATGAAATCCATCATCGCGGACAACCACATGTATGTGGATGCCTATGATCAACTGGCCACCCACTTCATCACCCAAGGCCGCGAAGATGAAGCCATGGCTGTCATGGAAAAAGCGCTGGCGGTCACCCCCCACAATCTGGCACGGCTGCAGCAGGCAGGCCAGATAGCCTATCGCCTGGGTGAACACGGCAAGGCCAGGGGGTTTCTGGAGCGGGCCGTCGCCCACGGCGGCAATTCCAATCTGCTTGACCCACGTGCTGTCATGTACCTGGCCATTTCCTGCTACGCCGAAGGCAAACAGCGCGAAGCCGAGAAAATGGTGCATCTGCTCACCGGGCTGGCAGAGCGCGAGCCATCCTATGAGCGGCGGATGCTGCTCGTCTTGAGCAACGCCGCGCGTGCTTGGGCGATTGGCAAGCCTGACCAGGCTGTTTTCGTCTTGAAGGAGATCGGCAATCATATCCTGACACCAGAGCTGACTTTTGAGCTGGCGGTGGACTTCCTGTCCGTATGTGCCCGCATGGCCTCGGGAGAAACAGCGGTGCTGGATTGGGCCAATTTCATCGTCAAACGCTTTGCCGTGGCCCGCGCCGCCAGTGAAAAGATGGAAATTGCCGTCAAGCAATCCAAAGAGCTGACCGGGGTCGTGCAGTTCATCTCTCAGGAAATCAACCAACTGGCCAGCCAAGGCGCCATGCTGGTCGTCCAACATAAGCTGTCAGAGGCAGCCGATCACCTGTACACCCACGCTATCGAAACCTGGAATGCACGGCTGCTGCTGGCCGCCGCCAATGCCTGCCTGCGTTGCGCCAAGGCTGACCTGGAGGACAGCTATCGCCTGGGTCATGCGGAAAAATGCGTGGAGATATTGGTGGCGCAGCGCTATGAGCCGGAAACGGTCGATCAATTGATCACCGAACTCCGCGCTGTCCGTGATCAAATCCAGCGCAAAGACCAGAACACGCCACCAACAGCTTGATCAGTCGTCGGCAATTCGGCAACATTACTGCTGTGAATACCTCCAGCACACCAACCGATCTGCCCGTCACATCCGCTGCCGTCCTTCAACGGCTGGCCAAGCTGGGCATCCACCGCCGCTTTGATTTGATCCTGCATCTGCCATTGCGGTATGAAGACGAAACCCATCTCTATCCCATTGCGGACGCGCCCCTTGGCGAGACAGTGCTGGTCGAGGGCGAGGTGACCCATCACGAGATCAGCTATCGCCCTCGGCGGCAATTGGTCTGCCAAGTGAGAGAGGGCGAATCCGTCCTGCATGTCCGCTTTCTGAATTTCTACCCGAGCCAAGTCAAACAGTTTGCGGTCGGCAACCGGGTGCGCCTACTGGGAGAGATCCGCCACGGCTTTTTCGGAGCTGAGATGGTGCACCCCAAGGTCAGAGTGGTCACGGATGGTACCAGCCTGGCGGAAGCCTTGACGCCAGTCTATCCCACCACGGCGGGCCTCACACAACCCTCACTACGCAAGCTGATCGCCAGCGCAATGGGCACCAGTGAACTCAGCGACACGCTACCATCCGCCACCCTTGACGCACTGAACCTGCCTGCCTTCGACGGCTCGGTGCGGCTGTTGCACAACCCACCACCCGATGTCCCGCAACGCGCCCTGACCGAGCGGGAACACCCGGCCTGGCAGCGGCTGAAGTTCGATGAACTGCTGGCTCAGCAACTGTCGATGCGGACAGCGTATCGGGCGCGGCGTGACAAATCAGCGCCAGTATTGACCAGCCCAGGCACACTGGCCAGACAGCTGCTCGCTGGCCTGCCATTTGGCCTGACTGGCGCACAGCAACGGGTCCTCACAGAGATCAGCCAGGATCTGGCCCGCCCCTACCCCATGCAACGACTACTGCAGGGTGACGTGGGTAGCGGCAAGACCATCGTAGCCGCGCTGGCGGCCTTGCACGCCATCGAGGCAGGGTATCAGGCGGCGTTGATGGCGCCCACGGAGATTCTGGCAGAGCAGCACTTCCTCAAGCTTTCAGCCTGGCTGGCCCCTTTGGGGATCGAGGTCGCCTGGTTGGCTGGCAGTCTGCGTAAATCCGAGAAGAGCAAGCAACTGGACCGTGTCGCCAGCGGTGAAGCCAAGCTCGCCATCGGCACCCATGCACTGTTTCAGGAGCAAGTCACCTTTGAGCAATTAGGGCTGGCAATTGTCGATGAGCAGCATCGGTTCGGTGTCCACCAGCGCTTGGCCTTACGCGCCAAGGGCCATAGCCCACATCAGCTGATGATGAGCGCCACGCCGATCCCCCGCACCTTATCCATGAGCTATTACGCCGATCTGGACGTATCGGTGATCGATGAGCTACCACCAGGCCGCACCCCCATTGTCACCAAGCTGGTGTCAGAGGCCCGGCGTGATGAAATCATCGAACGGGTCCGGATGAAATGCCAGGAAGGCAGGCAAGCCTACTGGGTGTGTCCGCTGATTGAAGAATCCGAAGCCCTGCAGCTGCAGACCGCCTTGGATACCCATGCCGTCTTATCCGAATCGCTCGCAGAATTAAAGGTAGGCTTGGTTCATGGGCGGATGAAGGCCGCCGAAAAGGCAGCGGTCATGGCTGCGTTCAAAGCCAACGAGATCCATCTGCTAGTGGCCACCACAGTCATCGAGGTCGGGGTGGATGTCCCAAATGCCAGTTTGATGGTCATCGAGCACGCCGAGCGCATGGGGCTTTCCCAACTGCACCAGCTGCGGGGCCGCGTGGGACGAGGCGCGGCGGAAAGCACTTGCATCCTGCTCTATACCACGCCGTTGTCTGATACCGCCAAAGCCCGGCTGAAGGTCATCTATGAAAACACCGATGGCTTTGAGATCGCACGCCAGGATTTGCACCTGCGGGGCCCAGGGGAATTTCTGGGGGCGCGTCAGTCAGGGGCACCGATGCTTCGCTTTGCCGATCTGGAAAAGGATGTAGAACTGCTGGAGGCTGCGCAGGCAACAGCTGAGAGGCTGCTCGATCAAGCACCATCGGTCGCTACAGCCCATCTGTCGCGATGGCTGGGCAGCAAAACGGATCTGCTCAAGGTCTGACTAGGCTGGGTCGGTCGGCGCACCCTCCACCTGGCCTGCCAGGGAGGAATCGTTTGCGGAAGCCATACAGGCGTCACAACAGGGCGACATCTGCCGCCCCTTGTCATGCACACCGCCATGCCATCATGCAGCCTTGGCGGGTTTGACCAGGCTGATCAACTTGCCAACCACGGTCACCACGGCCAGGCAAACGGCACCCGCCACGACACCAACGACCGCATCCAGCACCGACGAGGTAACCCCTCCCAGCACCGGCCCCACCACCGCAACCGTTCCAGCTGCTTGCGAGGCATGGTGTATGAAGTCATACACAGCCGGCACACCATGCGCCAAGATGCTGCCACCCACCATGAACATGGCCACGGTACCCGCCACCGAGAGGAACTTCATCAACATCGGCGCAGCCAACAGCAAGCCCCTACCCAACCCGCCCCACATCGCAGCCGGCCCACCCTGTTCTGCTTTTCGGGTCAGGTAGTAGCCCAGATCATCGAGCTTGACGATGCCGGCAACCAAGCCATACACCCCAACGGTCATGATGACGCCGATCCCCGCCAGCACCGCGACTTGATTGGTGAAAGTGGCGTGCGCCACGGTTCCCAATGCAATCACGATGATTTCCGCCGAGAGGATGAAGTCCGTCCGGATCGCTCCTTTGATCTTTTCCTTTTCATACGCAACCATATCCACATTGCTATCAGCGATGGCTTGCAGGTGGGCTTCGTGCTCCGTCTGTTCTGCTTCTGCACCATGCAGGAATTGATGAGCGATCTTCTCGAAACCCTCGAAACACAGATAGGCGCCGCCGATCATCAGCAATGGCAGCACCGCCCAACTTGCAAAGCTGCTGATGGCCAACGCAGCCGGCACCAGGATCAGCTTATTGCAGAATGAGCCTTTGGCAACCGCCCACACAACAGGCAATTCACGATCCGCAGCCACCCCAGCCACCTGCTGTGCGTTCAGCGCGAGGTCATCCCCCAGCACGCCAGCTGTCTTCTTGGCGGCCACCTTGGTCATCACCGCCACATCGTCCAACAGGGTCGCGATATCATCAATCAATGCTAAAAGACTTGTTCCAGCCATGCGGATTCCTTGAGTTTACTAAGCAAATAGTTCAGAGCCCCGATCTGCCGGATGGATGACACCTAGCCTTGCCTAAAATTCGATTCGTCACAGGCCATGAAATGGTGCCGACCAAGCCCGGTCAATCAGGGCGATCATTGTCGGTCGGGGATTCAACCACTACCGCACGAAATGATCAATATCGCTCAGGCATAATAGCAGGCTATTGCGCTATGCCCATGTTGAGCGTGCCCCGGTCGCCCGTCATCGGCATGCCACGGGGCCATGGCCCGTCACATCGATCCACCCACTTGAATATACAGCTGCCTGAATCCAAGGCAGATGATCGGAGCATGAGTTGTCTACACATCCCCGCCTATCCTACTTCCTATTGACCCTTACCTCACTATTCTGGTCGGGTAATTTTGTGGTGGCACGCGCCACCCATGCGGCCATCGCCCCCATGACGCTTTCCTTTGCGAGGTGGACAATCGCGCTGCTGATCCTGCTGCCCTGGGTCGGCAAACGTGCCTGGTTACAGCGGCAGTTGTTGCGCACTCACTACAAACGTATTGTGCTGCTGGGTATTTTAGGCGTAGCCGGATTCAATAGCTTTGTCTATGCGGGGCTGCAATATACCACTGCGATGAACGCCGTTCTGCTGAACTCTTTCATCCCGATACTGATTGTATTGATTGGCTGGGCATTTCAAAAACAGGCGCTCAGCCGGGCATCCATGATTGGCATCCTGACCTCTTTTGGTGGCGTGATGCTGATTGTCAGCCGAGCGGATTGGCAAACGCTGACCCATCTATCCATCAACCAAGGCGATGCGTTGGTTTTCTGCGCGGTTGTCTGCTGGGCCATTTACACCGTCCTGTTACGCGGCCTGCCACAAACAATGGACCGGCTGGCCATGCTGGTTGCCGTTGTTGCGGTTGGCTGGCTTGTGCTGGCCCTGCCCTTCACCTATGAGGTATGGGGGCTGCAACACCATACTGATCTGAATCTGCCCAATCTTCTTACCTTCCTGTATGTGGGCATCTTTCCATCTGTCCTGGCTTATCTCTTCTACAACCGGGGTGTAGCCGATGTCGGCCCAGCCAAGGCAGGGGCGTTCATTCACCTGATGCCTGCATTCGGCTCCATCCTGGCCATGTTATTTCTGGGCGAAAAACTGCAAAGCTACCACGCAGGTGGAATCGCCTTGATCTTTTGCGGCATTTATCTCAATACTCGCCAGTAAGGGGCACCCAGTTTCAGGAGTCAATCATGCATTTGCTTGCACATCGGGGACATCATCAAACCCTGCCAGAGAACACCATGGAAGCCTTCTCCTCGGCCATGGCACTTGGGTTCGAAGGCATTGAAACGGACGTACGGATCAGCCGCGATCAGCAACTCATCTTGTTTCACAATCGGGTTGCAAGCAATGGCTGCGCCGTTGCCGAGCTGACCCGATCCGAATTGGAGGTTGTAACAGGCTTTCATGTCCCCACGCTGGAAGAAGCACTTGATGCGTTTCCCACGGCACTATGGAACATTGAAATCAAAGTTGCGGCAGCACAGGCCAGCAGCATCCGGGTACTGAAACGCTATCAGCACAACCGCCGACTATTGATCACGTCATTCCGTCACGACATTGTATTGGCCTGCGCCCATGAGTTGTCCACTGACTGCGGCATGCTGATCGCCCATCGCCCTGTCTCCATCAATAGCCTGGCCCATGCCGCACTGCCTGAGCCACGGCTCAGAACCATCGTTTGGGACTTTGAAATCGTAGACGTGCAGCAACTGGAGATGGCCAATGCCATTGGCTTCAAAAACATCGTCTATGGCCCACACACCGCATCAGAGCACGAGCTGTGCACACACCTTGGCTTGCACGGCCTCATTACAGACCACCCTGAGTTCGTTGAGCTACCACATCGAGGGTTGCATTCGTTGACTAAACATTGATCAGCATCTATTGGGGGGTGGCCCCCAGAGTCCGGGCGATTCCGTTCGGCGGGCGGCTGCTCGACACCCATGATTCAGCCTGCCCGCCCCACTCTGGGAGCCTTTCTGCCAGTTGGCATGAGGCAATGCACATCAACCCATTGCCTCATTGGCCACGACAGGTATTACTTGGTTGCGGTATAGCCGCCAGTCAAACTATATACAGATTCTTCATAACCACGGATCATGATATAGACATCACTGGAGCTGGGTACCTTCACCACGCACTTTTCATTGCTGCCATTCTTATAGGGACGGCAGTCATACTGTTTGGTCGAGGGCTGGCCGCCAATCCGTACATAGAGGTCGGCATCACCCGTCCCACTGATATTGGCTGTGAAGTTGGTGCCGCCTTGCACTTTATACGGGCCGTAGGATTTGACTCCCCCTTGCTTGAGGGTGACGTTGTTATCGCTGATGGTGCGGGCACCACCGCCGGGCGTGCCGCCACCGGTATCGCCATCGCTGCCCAATTCCACCATATAAGCCATGCCCAGCTTGGCGAATTTCAGTGCATGCTGGACTTGATCGCCCATGGTCGCCAAGGTGTCACGCTCGCTATGGATGGCTCGGTTATAGCTGTTGAAGGCCGCTTCGAATGGCATGGAGGCGGGAATGCCCTGGTTGTACCAGGAGTAATGGTC
The sequence above is drawn from the Chitinivorax tropicus genome and encodes:
- the mnmA gene encoding tRNA 2-thiouridine(34) synthase MnmA, with the protein product MSGKKRVVVGMSGGVDSSATAWLLKQQGHEVIGVFMQNWEDDNDDEYCSIKEDAADAIAVADIVGIDIEIVNFAREYKDRVFKYFLDEYSAGRTPNPDVLCNAEIKFKAFLDYAMSLGAEVIATGHYARKVEQDGQHFLAKGVDDTKDQSYFLYRLSQSQLSRAWFPLGDIRKTEVRRLAEEAKLPNFAKKDSTGICFIGERPFREFLNRYLPRTPGPMVTPEGKVMGEHQGLMYHTIGQRKGLGIGGQGEPWFVAGKDIPNNKLIVVQGHDHPLLLRPDLVAQQLSWTQDTPPALGRYTAKTRYRQQDAACTLVSVNDQTCEVLFDSPQWAVTPGQSVVLYDGDVCLGGGIIQ
- a CDS encoding cyclase family protein, which encodes MSWLDLTRPMDRDLPIYREAVYADPAFEVTPWCDVTEQGYCVTQLCMGTQTGTHIDAPRHFIPSGKTLEHVELDWLVGPYHWVEVGLHDVSVEYRAAGPHMLFIRFRPQARLSFEQFHALLAGPEPVWVLDGAPGIVGQDMFYFHRTLAAHGKFLVEDLQPDAAAKVGPGGELIAWPLRLVGTSGSPCRVAWRPA
- a CDS encoding NUDIX hydrolase, with the protein product MTEVRWKPNVTVAAVIERDGRFLLVKEQTAHGIRFNQPAGHLDEGESLPAACQRETREETAWQFQPQALLGVYLMPVPEAELTYLRFAFCGELLSHDPLQALDEGIIEAVWMTWDEIQACADQHRSPLVLRCVEDYLSGRRYPLSVLTTLLPS
- a CDS encoding DUF805 domain-containing protein, with the protein product MAELGGVNPYQAPNVAVDRQVDETYQPSLFSLRGRIGRIRYLAFQTANYFLVVVPFGVLSGLATSSFGPFLGGLVAVLGWSALVIMSLIVTRRRCHDMGWSGWAALMVFVPLINLLFVFKAGDTGPNQYGPPAEKHSKGTVFVALVFPLIALLGIVAAIAIPAYQNYAKQARHAQYQQPGQ
- a CDS encoding CPBP family intramembrane glutamic endopeptidase, yielding MLLTFPIYLSCLLLALTIAWCLLAPPTHAAFHAIRWAGVSLTSLSGWLAGLITPIGLLSLLGLAVLMAARARCRMAWHRNMLTTLAVLAALAMALHMLPGFERVVIFHGILSEGSTPARISWTLDKALAGLMLFGLYVPSTAPRPAKTWLIFAISLMLGILMLGVFSGMLNWSPKTINQVALHWLFGNLFLTTFAEEVVFRHWLQNSLAHHLAHRRFGTPMSIALAGVAFGVAHLAGGPLYALLATLAGCAYGLVYATFPSRWSPVLAHTAFNSLHFFLLTYPLSAGN
- a CDS encoding flavin reductase family protein, producing the protein MYFSVQDNTAQLCYQLMAGSIVPRPIAWISTRSAEGMDNLAPYSFFTVASCNPPVLAVTQVNPRDRAAKDTLNNLSAAGQCVVNIVSHDQAALMNASCADYPPTISEFDALGIARTASALVEPCGVAAAQVRFECRLREIKLISAEPMGGTMMLLDVLGIHVDDALLDNGQINPALLDAIGKLGGDGYSTTRDRFAMSRPVYSAG
- the dusA gene encoding tRNA dihydrouridine(20/20a) synthase DusA, translated to MTASPTTLPPRRFAIAPMLDWTDRFYRHFARLITRRTWLYTEMVTTGALIYGEREKFLRFDEIEHPIAIQLGGSEVPDLVTCAKLAADWGYDEINLNVGCPSERVQSGAFGACLMAEPLLVADCLKAMQDRVDIPVTVKHRIGIDKIEEYGFLRDFVGQVHDRSGCQVFIVHARNAILKGLSPKENREIPPLKYDYVHQLKHDFPHLEILINGGITCHDAIANHLQHVDGVMVGREAYHNPYWLAEVDARYYGDDRQAPSRSEVIHAFMPFVESCLADNVPLPFITRHILGLFQGQPGARQWRRTLSDAPTLRKSDASAITRALAVIEAVGRAHTPPPPDTAPCT